Proteins from one Capricornis sumatraensis isolate serow.1 chromosome 2, serow.2, whole genome shotgun sequence genomic window:
- the KLF17 gene encoding Krueppel-like factor 17, with product SKDAEKSMSILNMSSSPGSSGMHTSWNHSPLGIQHIPQCTELQRIPLASAEAPRQNASKMGPQFSMALPDHHVSYCPQLTFTPSQMTFTQGMSPSQPGMMIFEEPQMMPLGEPNIPGMAMTFGGNLRMPLNGPPASPPSGIPMMSHIRMRTMSYPGLPTVASNRDPLPPKALLNPTVPSTEAQALLPPVAQMLPPREPHNFGMSPGGSPVLLAFKSQGSFVNQPVSQEDPFLPKQPIPAPQRAERQYSRIQEKAPQRRSPVSRPYRCNYENCEKAYTKRSHLVSHQRKHTGERPYKCTWEACTWSFFRSDELGRHTRIHTKHRPHKCDQCGRQFMRSDHLKQHQRTHMRTPRSPDPPADSGCVAGPPPTPGL from the exons TCCAAGGATGCTGAGAAGTCAATGTCCATCTTGAACATGTCTTCATCTCCCGGAAGCAGTGGAATGCACACCTCTTGGAACCATAGTCCATTAGGCATTCAACACATCCCTCAGTGCACAGAGCTGCAGAGGATCCCCTTGGCTTCTGCTGAGGCACCCAGGCAGAATGCCAGCAAAATGGGGCCACAGTTCAGTATGGCACTGCCTGACCACCATGTGAGCTACTGCCCCCAACTGACTTTCACCCCTTCCCAGATGACTTTCACTCAAGGAATGTCTCCTTCACAGCCAGGAATGATGATTTTCGAGGAACCCCAGATGATGCCCCTAGGAGAGCCCAATATTCCAGGGATGGCCATGACCTTTGGTGGGAATCTAAGGATGCCCCTTAATGGGCCACCAGCCTCACCTCCCAGTGGAATCCCAATGATGTCCCACATCAGAATGCGAACAATGTCTTATCCTGGCCTCCCAACAGTAGCTTCTAACAGAGACCCTTTACCACCTAAAGCATTATTAAATCCAACCGTGCCTTCCACTGAGGCCCAAGCACTGCTCCCTCCTGTGGCTCAGATGTTGCCTCCTAGAGAGCCCCACAACTTTGGGATGTCCCCAGGCGGATCTCCAGTATTGCTGGCTTTTAAATCCCAGGGCTCTTTTGTGAACCAGCCAGTCTCCCAAGAAGACCCCTTCCTACCTAAGCAGCCCATACCTGCTCCACAAAGAGCAGAGCGGCAGTACTCCAGGATCCAGGAAAAGGCACCTCAGCGGAGATCCCCAGTTTCAAGGCCTTACCGCTGCAACTATGAGAACTGTGAAAAAGCTTACACTAAGCGCTCCCACCTCGTGAGTCACCAACGCAAACACACAG GTGAACGGCCCTATAAATGCACGTGGGAAGCCTGTACTTGGTCCTTCTTCCGTTCTGACGAACTTGGAAGACATACTCGGATACACACCAAACATCGACCACATAAATGTGACCAGTGCGGCCGACAGTTCATGAGATCTGACCATCTCAAGCAACACCAAAGGACTCATATGAGGACTCCAAGATCTCCAGACCCACCGGCAGACAGTGGATGTGTGGCTGGTCCTCCTCCTACTCCTGGTCTTTAG